One Nicotiana sylvestris chromosome 12, ASM39365v2, whole genome shotgun sequence genomic window carries:
- the LOC138884002 gene encoding protein GRIP-like, with translation MLTTEYELFRMKDDESIQDMHTRFTSIINELYSLRDVIPRNKLVRKILSVLRGSWESKQALAAWGDSSSESERELDAENSSMMAVETEATKYDSLFVLMAQSDDDEEDEDDEVNFRDVQRNLKSNSSKKLRSLANILIDAYYSLVNDKETLTIELGEIEQSRDDLVVCVVDLNVTVTNLEKEKEALNEKITSVENERDDLMVVVVDLKETIEGISNEKHTLEGKIATTEQERDDLLVICTDLDETIGGLNREHRNVSDQVPPESKPSMSCQMEENTFLTKNAMFSTTGRISLGSSM, from the exons atgctcaccacggaatatgagctctttaggatgaaggatgatgagtctatacaggatatgcacaccagattcacctccatcataaatgagctttaTTCACTTAGAGAtgtcattcccagaaacaagcttgtaaggaaaatcctAAGTGTTCTACGTggttcttgggaaagtaag CAAgctcttgctgcttggggagactcctctagtGAATCCGAAAGGGAACTAGATGCAGAAaacagttccatgatggcagtggaaactgaagcaacgaAGTATGATTCACTGTTCGTATTGATGGCTcagtctgatgatgatgaagaagatgaagacgatgaggtaaacttcagggatgttcagagaaatctgaaatccaaCTCTTCTAAGAAGCTAAGATCGTTAGCAAATATCCTAATTGATGCTTATTATAGCCTTGTTAATGATAAGGAGACCctgaccatagaactaggagagatcgaacaatctagagatgatctggtggtctgtgtagtggaccTAAATGTGACCGTAactaatcttgaaaaagaaaaggaagccttGAATGAAAAGATAACTAGTGTGGAAAATGAGAGAGACGACCTaatggtagtagttgttgatctaaaagaaacTATAGAAGGTATTAGCAATGAGAAACACACCTTAGAAGGAAAAATTGCAACTACTGAGCAAGAGAGGGATGACCTTTTAGTGATATGCACCGATCTAGATGAAACCATTGggggactcaatagagaacataggaat GTGTCTGATCAGGTCCCTCCTGAATCAAAACCCTCTATGAGCtgccaaatggaagaaaatacCTTCTTGACTAAAAATGCCATGTTCTCGACAACGGGAAGGATCAGCTTGGGAAGTTCAATGTAA